A window of Ornithorhynchus anatinus isolate Pmale09 chromosome 21, mOrnAna1.pri.v4, whole genome shotgun sequence genomic DNA:
gtagagccggggttcgaacccatgacctctgactccaaagcccgtgctctttccagtgagccacgctgcttctctgtgacacttgtcagctgtgtgactgtgggcaagtcacttcacttctctgggcctcagtgacctcatctgtaaaatgggaattaagaccgggagccccacgtgggaccacctgattcccctgtgtctaccccagcgcttagaacagtgccctgcacatagtaagcgcttaacaaaaccaacattattattattattactaataaaagggggagagagacagcaaaacaagtgggGAGATGACCGCAACAGAGATGACCGTCATTAGTCCCCAGGGCCGGGGTTTGGAGGTCGGCCTGGGGAAGGGGGGTTCCTCCCTGGGgtggaagtggggggtggggggcaaacgaGGCTTTTCTGACCGTTTGTATCCTTTTCCGGGTCTTCAcagttctcctactacaacccaaccttccCCCTTGGCTTCTAGAACACCAGCtcactctgtacctccatctcctctctcttgtggccaacaaaataataataataacgttggtatttgttaagcgcttactatgtgccgagcaccgttctcagcgccggggtcgataaaggctaatcagattgtcccacgggaggctcacagttttcatccccactttacagatgagggaactgaggccaagagaagtgaagtgacttgcccaaagtcacacagctgacaagtggcagagctgggattagaacccacgacctctgactcctaagcccgggctctttccactgagtcatgctgcgcTTCTCaatcttccccacatcctccctcgggcccggAATTCCGTCCCCCTCGATATCTGACGGATgactaccttcaaaaccctcctcaaatcccacctcctccaagaggccttccctaagcactcatatgataacaatgataataataataatgttggtatttgttaagcacttactatgtgcagggcactgttctaagcgctgggggagatacagggcaatcaggttgtcccccatgaggctcacagtcttcatccccattttacagatgaggtaactgaggcacagtcacacggctgacaagtggcagatccgggtttcgaacccatgacctcggactcccaagcccggcctcttttcactgagccacgctgcttctcatatctcctccccaccctcccctctgtaccCTGGCACTTACATACACGTGCTGTTCTCTCGCCTACTTAgcccatgtctgccgtgtgaccttgggcaagtcatttcacttctcggcgactcggtcccctcatctgtaaaatggagattgataccgagagccccacgtgagcgagggactgtgtcaaactccatcaccttgaatccacctcagtgcttagaagagtgcctggcccagagtaagcacttcataataataataatgttggtatttgttaagcgcttaccatgtgcagagcactgttctaagcgctgggggagatacagggtcatcaggtggtcccacgggaggctcacagtcttcatccccgttttacagatgaggtaactgaggcccagagaagtgaagtgacttgcccacagtcacacagctgacaagcggcagagcagggataatacttaataaataccattattattattatcatcgttattatgaagcccatgtgggaccgcgACCGTGTCTGTCTTGATTACCGTGTAATCACcacatcgcttagaacagtgcttgacacataataaggactttagtacagcgctctgcccaaagcaagcgctcaataaatacgactgaatgaatgacttacaaatgttatcattattattctatctctaTACGCCGCCATTTCCcccagctgtcatttattttaatgcctgcctccccctgtagactgaaagctcgttaataataataatgacaataatgctgctgctgataataacaacagtgatattcgtcaagcgcttactctgtgcccggcactgcactaagcgatggggtggatacaggcccattgggttgggcacagtctctgtcccacatggggctcccagtcttaattcccattttacagatgaggtgactgagaacagagaagtgacttgcccaaaaatcacagagcagacaagtggcaggggcgggattagaacccgggcccctgctccatccgctagaccacgctgcttctcttgtgggcagggaatgtatctctagtagggactggagaggggagagacgggaggcagggaggtcagtgaggagatcaGTACACTCCTGGAAGATTGCAATTTAACGGAgctgatagacaccttccctgcccataaggagcttgtagtctagacggagaaacagacattaatataaataaatacgtttTGGGTAGGGACATAAGttcagggggcaggaggaaggggggaatattcattcgttcattcaatagcatttatcgagcgcttactatgtgcagagcactgcactaagcgcttggaatggacaattcggcaacagatagagacaatccctgcccactgacgggctcgcagtctaatcgggggagacggacggacgaaaacgagacgacttaatagcaataaatagaaaatcaaggggatggacacctcactgacaaaataaataggtaataaaaatatatacaaatgagcacagtgctgaggggaggggaagggaggggagcagagggaaagggggggcaaagggaggaataaagggtgcagatccaagggagtgggagaagaagaaatgagggtctagtcgggGCAGGTTTCGTGAGGAGGGGGTCTTCAAAAAGGCTCCGAAAGGGGGGAGCGTCAtcgcctgtcggatttgaggagggagggcgttttaagccggagggaggacgtggccgaggggtaggaggcaagagagacgagactgagggacggtgagtaaACTGGCTTtagagtcaagtgtgtgggccgggttgtagtaagaataataataattatggtatttgttaagcgcttactacgtgcagagcactgtcccgagcgctggggcagatacggggtcatcggattgtcccacgtggggctcccatttttgaatccccatttttccagatgaggtcactgaggcacagagaagtgaagtgactcgcccgaggtcacacagcagacaagcggcgcggccgggaattagaacccacgacctctgactcccaagcccgggctctttccactgagccccgcggcttctctagtaggagaggagcgaggcgaggtgggagggggaagatgatGGACGGCTTGAAAGCTGACGGTTGAaagtttctggttgatgcggaggtgggtgggcaaccacaggGGGTTCCTGAGGAGCGGCGGGGGGGGAATCACGGACCGAATGTTttcctagaaaaatgatcagggcaacagACGGAaacgtggactggagtggggcgagacagaaggcagggaggtcagcaaggaggccgatgcagtaacgAGACTCCgacacaggtgagggaactgaggcagagagaagataacaattataataataagacgACAATCATGATactaataagcgcttactgtgtggactcCGGGGGCACTTACTCAGCTGTGGGGTAGGCGGATACACACAAATCgagcgggttggacgcagtccttgtctcaaGGTGGGGCTcgtggtttcaatccccatttcacagatgaggtaaccgaggcccggagaagtgaagtgactcgtccaaggccacgcagcagacggcAGAGTGGGCGTTATAACTACCACGACCTTCTGCCAGCCGGGTCCGGGCCGtccgccaaactaagtctcttcccctcttcaaagccctactgagagctcaccccctccaggaggccttcccagactgagccctccctttccctctgcccctactccctccctacggcacttgtgtatatttgtatacatgattactctattttattaatgatgcgtctaTATctgggattctatttatctcttttggtggtattgatgcccaaCTACTTGTTTTActgtcctgtctcccccttttagaccgtgatggggagggatggtctctatctgttgccgaattgtaccgtccaagcgcttggcacagcgctccgcacacagtaagcgctcgataaatacgattgaatggataatcccggctccgccacctgtcagctctgtgactctgggcaagccacttcacttctctgggcctcatctgtcaaatggggatgaagaccgtgagctccacgtgggccaaccccattatcttgtatctcccccagcgcttagaacagggtttggcgcagagtaagcgcttagaacggggcttggcgcagagtaagcgcttagcaaataccaacaacactattattactgtgtgtggctcagcggaaagagcccgggcttgggagtcagaggtcatggattcaaatcccggctcagccgcttgtcagctgtgtgaccgtgggcaagtcacttcacttctctgggcctcagttccctcctctgtcgaatggggatgaagactgtgagcctcacgtgggacaacgtgatgaccctgtatctcccccagcacttagaacggtgctcggcaccgagtaagcgcttaacaaataccaacattattataattattttattattattctctgggcctcagttccctcatctgtaaactggggatgaagactgtgagccccacgtgggacaaactgttgaccctgtatctaccccagtgcttagaacagtgctcggcacagagtaaccgcttaataccaacattattattattattattatgcagcaaTAAAGGgccttccctgtcctcaacgagctgAACGTCTAGGGGACTGCAGcccagcgtttagcgcagtgctcggcacacagtacggGTTTCCCAGGTgatggtattatcattattatcattaacattattattattgggaagcagcgtggctcagtggaaagagcccgggcttgggagtcagaggtcatgggttctactcccagctctgccacttgtcagctgtgtgactgtgggcgagtcacttcacttctctgggcctcagttccctcatgtgtaaaatggggattaactgtgagccccacgtgggaccacctgattcccctgtctaccccagcgcttagaacagtgctctgcacatagtaagcacttaacatataccaacattcttattattgtcagctgtgtgaccgtgggcaagtcacttcacttctctgggcctcagttccctcatctgtaaaatggggatgaactgtgagcctcccgtgggaccacctgaggaccctgtatctcccccggcgcttagaccagtgctctgcacatagtaagcgcttaacaaacactatcattactattaaaatggggatgaactgtgaggctcccgtgggaccacctgaggaccctggatctcccccggcgcttagaccagtgccctgcacatagtaagcgcttaacaaacactatcattactattaaaatggggatgaactgtgaggctcccgtgggaccacctgaggaccctggatctcccccggcgcttagaccagtgctctgcacagagtaagcgcttaacaaatactatcattattatattattaaaatggggatgaactgtgagcctcccttgggaccacctgatgaccctggatctcccccggcgcttagaccagtgctctgcccatagtaagcgcttaacaaatactatcattattatattattaaaatggagatgaactgtgagcctcccttgggaccacctgatgaccctgtatctcccccggcgcttagaccagtgctctgcccatagtaagcgcttaacaaacactatcattactattaaaatggggatgaactgggagcctcccttgggaccccctgatgaccctggatctcccccggcgcttagaccagtgctctgcccatagtaagcgcttaacaaatatcaacattattattattattattattaaaatggggatgagctggGAGCCTCCCTTGGGACCCCCTGctgagcctggatctcccccggcgcttagaccagtgctctgcacctagtaagcgcttaacgaataccaacatcaggATGATTGTGTTTGGATGAAGGGCAGGTAGGCTGGCTAGGCCCTGGACCATAGAGCAGGCCTGCCGGAGCGGCCGCCAGAGCAACTTCCGGTCCCGCCTCTCTGGGCGCCTGGGGAGTCTAtggccgccccgcccctcccgcttcctcctccttctcctcctcttcctcctcctcctcctcctcctcctccatccccgccgCCCAAGTGGGGCTCCTGGAGTCGGGGAACCATGGACGCAGCAGCGGCCGGAGTCGccccgcggggcccggccggccccacGCCCGCTGAGGAGACGCGGGACCGCGCCGAGCTCTCTGAGGAGACGCGGGAGCGCGCCGGCCCCGCTGAGGAGGCGCGGGAGCGCGCCAAGCTCTGTGAAGAAGAGGGCGCCAGCTTGGCTGAGGGGACGCGGGAGCGCGCCGAGCTCTGTGAGGAGGCGCGGGAGCGCGCCGGCCTCGCTGAGAAGACGCGGGAGCGCGCCAGTCTCGCTGAGCGGGAGCGCGCCGGCCTGGCTGAGGAGAGGCGGGAGCGCGCCGGCGTCGctgaggaggagcgggagcgcGCCGGCCTGGctgaggagaggcgggaggttggcGGACTCTCCTCGgcggcccgggaggaggaggaggaggaggaggaggagagacgtgAGGGGTCGGGGTCCCGGGGCCCGGAGACGTTCCGTCAGCGTTTCCGCCGGTTCCGGTACCGGGAGGCGTCGGGCCCGCGGGAGGCGTTCCGCCGGCTCCGCGAGCTGTCGCGCCAGTGGCTGCGGCCCGACGTGCGCACCAAGGAGCAGATGGTGGAGATGGTGGTGCAGGACCAGCTGCTCGCCATCCTGCCCCCCGACggcccggacccgcgccccggGGGCCGAGCCCGCCGCCCCGACGTCAGGATCACCGGCTGACCCGACCCCCGACGGCGGccggcccttcctcctccaccgtcGGCCCCGGGTCCCGGACGCCCTCGCGGCCTCCGTCTTCCCCGAGGGCAAACGAGCCCCGAGTCGGCCGCCCCGACGGGGCACCGCCCGGCCCCCTTCCTAGCCGCGGCGTCGGTCACTCCGGCCCCGACGCCGCTCACcttcgggtccccccccccccccggccggcgggCCGGCTCCCGGGACGCCCGCCGACCCCGGCCGCGCACGACGGACGGGACGGGGGCGAGGCCTCTGAGCAGCACTGGATAAGCTTTATTCCAAACGTTACGGCAAAATAAAACCTCCTCTCCGCTGTACGGGCGTTAGTCTCGCTCTAGATCTCGCTCCGCCGCTGCCGCGAAACCCGAACCGACGCGGGAGCGGGGGGCAACCGGGGCGCGGGGGGCTCGGCTGGGCCGAGCGGCGGGCCGTTTCGGGTTCGGGATGCCTCACCTTCACGTCACGCCTTTTCCCgatctctccatccccccccccgccagactcTCCGGCCCGGGCGTCGTGGCTCTGCCCGCAGGATGCCACGGCCCGAGCCGGCGGCACGCGGCCCGAGCCGAGGGGCCCGGAGACGCCGCCCTCCGGAAAGTCACGGGCTCCACCCCGTCCCCCCtacggccggcccggcccggcccgccgggccccccggcccatTCGGCGTCTCGCGACGGGCGGCGGAGGACGAGAGCGAGTCCGCGATGCACGTTCCGAAGCTCGCCGGGTCGCGGAGGCGTCGGGGGCCTCGCCGCTCATCCAGAGACCGTCATAAATaagcacaaccatccttcgccgggggggggaaggggggaaggggccccggggcccgggaacCGACCCCCTGGGCCTCCCCCGCTCCGGACGGGGGCGTCGCCCAGAAGGGGAAAGGCGCTCGGGCGCTCACGTGCCCGCGCCTCTCCCGCCGAAACCGTTCCCGGCTCTCGGGACGGCCGCGGCCTGAGGCCCGTCCGTCGGTCCGCCTGCGCCCGAACGCGTCctcgggtggggtggggaggaagggaggccgttGGTCCCGCCGGcccggaggccaggcctgggccgCGCCCCTGGGGTCGGTGGGCGCCGGGGCCCGTGGCCTCACGTGGCGCAGCCCAAGGCCATCTGCTGCACCTTGCCCAGGTCCATGAGAAGCTGCTTGATGCAGTGTTTGAGCTGCGGGAGGCGGGCCAGGGGCTCCGGGGGCTCCAGCTCGCCCGTGTAATCCAACCAGCTTTCCAGCActggagcagagacagagaggaaggagagacacGAGACACGGCCCGTTAgcgcccgtcccgtccccccaggCCGGGGACCCCCATCCTCCTCACCGGGCCCGAACCCATCCAGCCCGACCCgcgaccacctcctcctcccgcccaccGCCCGACGTCGACGAGGAGCCCGAGGGTCtaggagagccgggggggggggggaggccccccACTTGACcacatccgttaagcgcttactacgtgccaggcaccgtcctaagcgctggtgcGGACCCAGGCTGTTCAGACCGGACACggtccgggtcccacgtggggctcacccgtcttaatctccattttacagacgagggcaatggggcccagggaagtgacgtggcggagctgcgatttgaacccgggcccaggctctacccaccgggcccACGTTGCTGTTTCTGCTTCCGCTGGGCCGGACCCCTGGGCGCCGCCGAGGTGGCGGCCGAGCCCCGGGGGCAGCCcggcccacctcccccctcccggcccccccccgacgcttacgtccagatctgtcatttatttatttctattaacgtctccgCCTGTAGACAGAGTTCACTGTAAGCAAAGAATACGtctccttatattgtactcttccaaacgcttaatccagagaagcggcggggcccggtggatagaggacgggcccgggagtcagaaggacctaggttctcctcctgactctcccactgcttagggagcagcggggctcagtggaaagagcccgggcttgggagtcagaggtcttgggttcaaatccccgctccgccacctgccagctgtgtgactgtgggcgagtcacttcccttatctgggcctcagtgacctcatctgtcaaatgggggtgaagactgtgagccccacgtgggacaacctgatcaccttgtgacctcccccgtgcttagaacagagcttggcacagagtaagcgcttaacagatgccatcattattatctgcggggtgaccctgggcaggtccttTCgcgtctctgcgcctccgttacctcagctcTGAAACGGgattgacggtgagccccacgtgggacagggactgtgtctaaccctatttgcttgacaaataccattactaggaTGCCGGCATTCCACGTTTTTTccccgacagtgactctccctcgcTTCAGAACCTTAtcgagggcccgtctcctccaagaggccttccctgacgaagccccccTTCGCCCTtgtcccacgcccttctgcggcgccccgactcgctccccctTCCCGGCTCCACGACGCTTCTTTGCGTATCTGCCATTCAGTTACGTTAACCTCTGCCCCTCTACACCGTCAGCACGTtgcgggcagggcatgtgtccgtttatcgttgcgCTGGacgctcccgggcgcttagtacgctgctctgcacacagtaagcgtgagGGATTGGCCGACGGGggctccccgccggccccttCCGTGGAGACTTGTCCAGATCCCGCTCACTGGGGACAAATTAGGACAGCTCGCGGAGGCGGCGcccgggagggcgagggaggtGGGCTCGAGCCAGCCGGTGGGAAGGGGCTTTTACCGTCCAGCTCCTTCTCGATGAAATCCATCCGGTGGGAGACTTGGTCCTGCAGAGACTCCACGTGGGTGAGCAGGTTGAACTGCCACTGGAGctgggagccgccgccgccgccctcgccGGCCGCCATCTCTAGCAGCCTCACGGCCGGCGCCTCCTGCTCCGCCACCGGCGTCGGCTCCGCCGGGCACTCTCGCGCCTGAGGACGGACAGAGGGCCGGCTGGGGGACGGCGGCGGGGCAGCGGACGGGACCGGGTAGGGCAGGCGGAGGGCGGGATTGAACCCCCCCGGGGAAACCGCCCTCCGCCTCGGGGCTACTCTTaaagagaggcagcggggctggggggggggggagagagcccgggcccgggaggcagaaggacccgggttcaactcccagctccgccgcgtgaactggggcgagtcgcttgacctctctgggcctcagtcgctcgactggaaaagggggatgaagaccgtgggcccgtgAGGGACGGGGGCTACAGCCTATCTGATTACCTTCAGGgcagcccagcgctcagaacagcgtctGGCGCGTAGTAGGTGCCCAACAAATCCCGTAATGGCGACTCCGGTCGCCGCGTAGGACCGGCAGAAGGTGTCGGCTTAACCCACCAAgggcccgccccccccgtccTAACTGGGGGCGCTCAAC
This region includes:
- the SCAND1 gene encoding SCAN domain-containing protein 1, which translates into the protein MDAAAAGVAPRGPAGPTPAEETRDRAELSEETRERAGPAEEARERAKLCEEEGASLAEGTRERAELCEEARERAGLAEKTRERASLAERERAGLAEERRERAGVAEEERERAGLAEERREVGGLSSAAREEEEEEEEERREGSGSRGPETFRQRFRRFRYREASGPREAFRRLRELSRQWLRPDVRTKEQMVEMVVQDQLLAILPPDGPDPRPGGRARRPDVRITG